ACTTCTATATCACCTTTAAAATCTCCCGTAACTAATGTCGATGAATCATGATCAGTAGCACCAGTTGAATTATGATCGTTATTTGTGCTAGTCGAGTCAAATCCGTAATTGACACTCGATCCTTCCTTTTCTTCTTCGTCATCCTTTTGTGTCAGCGGTTTATAGTAAAGGCCATCTTTATGTTCGGAATCGATAGTAAATAAATCCTGCTCCGCTTTAATCGGTCTGGGAAAGCCTGGATGTCTCAATGGAGGTGCCGGTAATTTGTACCATTTAAAATCTGGATGAGCGTTGAAAAAGGCATCTTTATACTGTAAAAGAACAACCAGTTAGAACAGTATCTACGCATATATATTCGTAAACCGTTTTACCTGTTTGGCGAGATTCGTATAGCTGGATTTTTGTTCTTTATCCAGATTGGCCCACCAATCacctaaaatttttgtaatggaCCTGAAATATGAAACGTATAAATACCATCTTTAAATACTTAACTACCCAGAAGTTCAAACCTGTTTTCCAAATTCGGATGTCTGTCACGAACGATGGCCCGATGTCGTTTACAAAATATTAAGAATGCGTTCATCGGTCGTCTTGCATGATGATCAGGTGTCGCAGAATTCTCAGTTACCGATATCGGACAATCATTGCCGAGCTCTACTGATTCTACTTTGACATTATTGATTCCAGTTTTTATATCGATAGGATTGTCATTCTCTTCAGGTACCAGTTCTTCATCACTGGATGAATTGCTGCTGCTATTATCAGATTGGAGCAACTTAGAAGCTAACAAACTATCATATGATTTGGAATAGTTGTGATGCTGGGTATGTAAATCATATTTCTTTCTGCTTTGATCATCAcctgaaaatgcctttttaagACCTTGATCAGTTTTAGAACTGTGAATTTCTCCGATAGTTGCAACAGTACTTTTCTCTTTGGTCAAATCGCCTTTTGCATGACTACTACTGGCCCCGCTTGAATATAAATTGTACAAATTGATACTTTCTTCCAAGGTAAAACCATGCGACGCAGAATTTTTGGTTTGATGACTATTCAAATTGTAATTCCTATTATCAATAGCAGTGTTATTATTCACGTAGCTCTTAATATTATTATTGCCATTTACTCCAATATTTGGTACAGCATTATGCTGCTGGTCTTGCGATGTACCCATCTGACCGCCAATGATATCGGCTAAGTTTTTAGGCTGGCTGTTAaaactattgatcattttaaCAGCGTCTTATTAGCGTGCGTACACGTTCACGTTTTGATATCAGTTGCTCGACAGTTCCCAAGGTACTAATAGTAGATGTGTATGCTTTCCACAGTATGTTTTAAACACACAGATTACTAAGGAGGCATTCTC
This Uranotaenia lowii strain MFRU-FL unplaced genomic scaffold, ASM2978415v1 HiC_scaffold_680, whole genome shotgun sequence DNA region includes the following protein-coding sequences:
- the LOC129760612 gene encoding HMG box transcription factor BBX translates to MINSFNSQPKNLADIIGGQMGTSQDQQHNAVPNIGVNGNNNIKSYVNNNTAIDNRNYNLNSHQTKNSASHGFTLEESINLYNLYSSGASSSHAKGDLTKEKSTVATIGEIHSSKTDQGLKKAFSGDDQSRKKYDLHTQHHNYSKSYDSLLASKLLQSDNSSSNSSSDEELVPEENDNPIDIKTGINNVKVESVELGNDCPISVTENSATPDHHARRPMNAFLIFCKRHRAIVRDRHPNLENRSITKILGDWWANLDKEQKSSYTNLAKQYKDAFFNAHPDFKWYKLPAPPLRHPGFPRPIKAEQDLFTIDSEHKDGLYYKPLTQKDDEEEKEGSSVNYGFDSTSTNNDHNSTGATDHDSSTLVTGDFKGDIEVKETQMGVFKLADETQMGGLNSLMKESFDAKSSVMDPLSYQHDPDKNYLLFEPVSPKTKSTLEPCINMKNHFYSKRPNDASRREMSAYDTKRFKTAFDTMHYEYYEDDCTRKTARACKGKRYQEFMTLTKLNSSSKKTMKSATVVREEQPPAEIVTVDVKTEPNSINQDFIHLDSSNVHENLLEPSASSATIVKDEPKHFDVSEFDLDRKINELPGLDLDEYLTKKKDTKKKKKKIKGKFKSTVKPRIVVIEEKEKIVGSRKRKARKENITRRNVEGPIENGLSDGANALFALATLAEVAANENHIEDGKIV